GTGTCCGTACCTGTCACAAATAATCCGCGTATCGTTTCCATGCTCACTTTGTTCATGTAACCGAGCCACCTTCAGTGACGTGAATTATTGATTCCTCCAAAATATCTGTCATTGCATCAAGTTCAGCTTCACTACTAACAAGTGGAGGGATGAAGACGATCACATTTCCGAGCGGTCTCGTTAGCATTCCGAGCTCTCTGGCCCGCAAGCTCGTGCGAACACCAATTCGCTCTGCCCAATCGAACGTCTCACGTGATATCTTATCGCGTACGAGCTCTATTCCGATCATCAGTCCTTTTTGTCGGATTTCACCAACATGCGGGCGTTCTTTAAGCGCTGCGAGCTTACGCTCAACAAATGATGCCTTAGCTCTTACTCCTTCGATCATGTTGCGCTCTTCCATTAGCTTCAAGCTAGCCAAAGCAACGGCACAGCCGAGTGGGTTTCCTGTGAAGGAATGACCGTGGAAAAATGTTTTCTGCTCTTGGTAATCGGCATAAAACGCTTCGTACACCTCGTCAGTCGCAAGCGTCGCTGCCACCGGCAAATAGCCGCCGGTCAGTCCTTTCCCGATCACCATCAAATCAGGTGAAACATCTTCGAGATCACAAGCGAACATAGCCCCCGTTCGACCGAAACCAGTCGCCACCTCGTCAGCGATGAGCAGTACGCCATACTTGCGGCACAGATTGGCCATCTGGCTTAAACAGCCTGGTGGCATGACTATGATGCCACTAGCCCCTTGCACTATGGGCTCCACAATGAGAGCCGCAATTTCATCCGCCCGAGTCTCTAGCAAATGACGTAGTGCGGTTAGCGTATCTTCCAATGCCCCCGCCTCACCGCCATCATGGCGATATGAGTAGGGATATGGAATGACGTGGGAAGGAAATAACATGGGGCGAAACACGTCATGATACAGAGGTATTGCACCGACACTCACTGCTCCAACTGTATCTCCGTGGTATGCTTGATTCATCGTGATAAACTTCGTTTTACCTCGTATTCCCTTGTTATGCCAGTATTGAAACGCCATTTTGATTGCGATCTCGACCCCGGTTGCTCCTGAATCTGAGTAAAACACTTTATTTAATC
This portion of the Cohnella abietis genome encodes:
- the bioA gene encoding adenosylmethionine--8-amino-7-oxononanoate transaminase; translation: MNKDHLWHPFTQMKDYNNSDPLIIERGEGIMLYDVQGRAYYDGFSSVWLNVHGHNVPELNQAITEQLGRVAHSTLLGMSNVPAIELAEKLVGVSPEGLNKVFYSDSGATGVEIAIKMAFQYWHNKGIRGKTKFITMNQAYHGDTVGAVSVGAIPLYHDVFRPMLFPSHVIPYPYSYRHDGGEAGALEDTLTALRHLLETRADEIAALIVEPIVQGASGIIVMPPGCLSQMANLCRKYGVLLIADEVATGFGRTGAMFACDLEDVSPDLMVIGKGLTGGYLPVAATLATDEVYEAFYADYQEQKTFFHGHSFTGNPLGCAVALASLKLMEERNMIEGVRAKASFVERKLAALKERPHVGEIRQKGLMIGIELVRDKISRETFDWAERIGVRTSLRARELGMLTRPLGNVIVFIPPLVSSEAELDAMTDILEESIIHVTEGGSVT